In Terriglobales bacterium, a single genomic region encodes these proteins:
- a CDS encoding cupin domain-containing protein: protein MPTTRREICSLLPAAFALSALSANALAASDSTSSSLPSVAIAFDQLPVEKGKGAQFRQIVKGKLATGEEVEMHETTLEPGGAPHPPHHHPHSEFWLVREGTVEITISGTPHVIGAGSAAYVASNEVHGIKNAGSTPATYFVVAVGPGAVTHISPQDENKKSNPV from the coding sequence ATGCCCACAACACGACGTGAAATATGCTCTCTTCTGCCGGCTGCTTTTGCCCTGAGCGCTTTGTCTGCGAATGCTCTGGCCGCATCGGATTCCACTTCTTCCTCATTGCCTTCCGTCGCCATTGCGTTTGATCAACTGCCCGTAGAAAAGGGCAAAGGCGCGCAGTTCCGGCAGATTGTGAAAGGCAAGCTGGCGACAGGAGAGGAAGTTGAAATGCACGAGACTACCCTTGAGCCCGGTGGCGCCCCTCATCCGCCTCATCATCATCCTCATTCTGAATTCTGGCTGGTTCGGGAGGGAACGGTCGAAATCACGATAAGCGGCACGCCCCATGTCATCGGAGCAGGCTCGGCTGCCTATGTTGCTTCCAACGAGGTGCACGGAATCAAAAATGCGGGATCCACCCCTGCAACATATTTTGTCGTCGCCGTTGGCCCGGGAGCAGTGACCCACATTTCCCCGCAGGATGAAAACAAGAAATCAAACCCGGTTTAA
- a CDS encoding LysR family transcriptional regulator, producing MDFDQLNTFVEVAKLGSFSRAAEKVLRSQPAVSAQIRQLEQEYGHRLFDRTAKSVRLTPAGEVILDYARQLLALRHNSLRAIAERNGVPVGTLSIGANEGTFLYVLPKVFAKYHRMFPKIRISVYRNFTHKVIEKVEDGALDLGMVTLPVKSPSLHVVPLFKDKVLLMVGPGSPLFNKRSVTMEELAQQPLIIPKTGSTRKLIEKNLRPYRENLNITMELTSLTMIKRFVAAGFGVSLISSTFARENVKRGDVRLLKIEGLEISRELGLISQKHRSLPHAASAFSELARKELTAKQPE from the coding sequence ATGGATTTTGATCAGCTTAATACGTTTGTAGAAGTTGCCAAACTAGGCAGTTTTTCCCGCGCAGCGGAGAAGGTCCTGCGCTCGCAACCGGCGGTAAGCGCCCAGATCCGCCAATTGGAGCAGGAGTACGGGCACAGACTCTTCGACCGGACGGCAAAATCAGTGCGGCTTACGCCGGCCGGGGAAGTGATCCTGGATTATGCCCGTCAACTTCTTGCGCTCCGCCACAACTCCCTGCGGGCGATTGCCGAGCGCAACGGCGTTCCGGTGGGTACTCTTTCCATTGGGGCCAATGAAGGCACTTTTCTGTACGTGCTGCCCAAGGTGTTCGCGAAGTATCACCGCATGTTCCCGAAAATCAGGATCAGCGTTTACCGGAACTTTACCCATAAGGTCATAGAAAAAGTGGAAGATGGAGCGCTGGATCTTGGCATGGTGACCTTGCCGGTCAAGTCTCCCAGCCTTCACGTTGTTCCTCTCTTTAAAGATAAAGTTCTGCTGATGGTTGGTCCGGGCAGTCCGCTTTTTAACAAGCGGTCGGTTACGATGGAAGAGCTGGCGCAGCAGCCGCTCATCATTCCTAAAACGGGATCAACCCGCAAATTAATCGAAAAAAACCTGCGTCCTTACCGTGAGAACCTCAATATCACGATGGAACTCACCAGCTTGACCATGATTAAACGTTTCGTGGCTGCCGGCTTCGGAGTTTCATTGATCAGCTCGACCTTTGCCCGCGAAAACGTGAAGCGGGGGGATGTCCGGCTGTTGAAGATCGAGGGGCTCGAGATATCGCGGGAGTTAGGTTTGATTTCTCAAAAGCACCGCAGCCTTCCCCATGCAGCTTCTGCCTTTTCGGAGCTCGCCCGCAAAGAACTCACTGCAAAACAACCAGAATAA
- the ilvC gene encoding ketol-acid reductoisomerase: MAKIYLENNADLALIQQKKVAIIGYGSQGHAHAQNLRDSGVSVRVGLPASSASRSRAQADGFTVVTPAEAAAWADVIMLLVPDTKTAALYKKEIEQHLAAGKMLMFAHGFNIHYGTVTPPPKVDVSMVAPKSPGHRVRELYVEGSGTPALFAVHQDPSGNARALTLSYAKGLGCTRAGVLETTFAEETETDLFGEQSVLCGGVSHLIKAGFETLVEAGYQPELAYFECMHELKLIVDLMYRGGLSYMRYSVSDTAEYGDYTAGPRLITEETRQVMKQLLKEIQDGTFAKKWIAENETGGKWFYEKRDQEQDQQIERVGEDLRGMMSFLNPVKVKKGKLLNTVSA, translated from the coding sequence ATGGCAAAAATCTATTTGGAAAATAATGCAGACCTCGCGTTGATTCAGCAGAAGAAGGTCGCGATTATCGGCTACGGCTCCCAGGGCCACGCGCACGCACAGAATCTGCGTGATAGCGGCGTCTCAGTTCGCGTGGGCTTGCCCGCTTCGAGCGCTTCGCGCTCCCGCGCTCAGGCCGATGGATTCACGGTCGTAACGCCCGCGGAAGCCGCCGCCTGGGCCGACGTCATCATGCTGCTTGTGCCCGACACAAAAACGGCAGCGCTCTACAAAAAGGAAATCGAGCAGCATCTCGCGGCTGGCAAAATGCTGATGTTCGCCCACGGCTTTAATATCCATTACGGCACAGTGACTCCGCCGCCCAAGGTTGATGTGAGTATGGTTGCGCCCAAGTCTCCCGGACACCGTGTGCGCGAGCTTTACGTCGAAGGCAGCGGCACGCCGGCGCTCTTTGCCGTGCATCAGGATCCCAGTGGAAATGCCCGCGCCTTGACCTTGTCTTACGCCAAAGGACTCGGTTGCACGCGCGCAGGGGTGCTGGAAACCACATTCGCAGAGGAAACCGAGACCGATCTGTTCGGCGAGCAGTCCGTGCTCTGCGGCGGCGTGAGCCATCTCATCAAGGCCGGATTTGAGACCCTGGTTGAAGCCGGATACCAACCTGAGCTTGCTTACTTCGAATGCATGCATGAACTCAAGCTGATCGTGGACCTGATGTATCGCGGCGGCCTGAGCTACATGCGTTATTCGGTGAGCGACACCGCCGAATACGGAGATTACACCGCCGGTCCGCGCCTGATCACCGAGGAGACGAGGCAGGTCATGAAGCAACTGTTGAAAGAAATACAGGATGGCACCTTTGCCAAAAAGTGGATCGCCGAAAATGAGACCGGCGGCAAATGGTTTTACGAGAAACGCGATCAGGAGCAGGACCAGCAGATTGAGCGCGTCGGCGAAGACCTGCGCGGTATGATGTCGTTCCTGAACCCGGTGAAAGTTAAAAAAGGGAAGTTACTCAACACGGTTTCCGCGTAG
- the ilvN gene encoding acetolactate synthase small subunit: protein MLNTFVVYVEDKPGVLARVAILFRRRAFNIETLTVGRTEVPGVSRMTIVVDTDEHGALRIEANLYKLVNILRIQNITESYVSRDMALIKVAISAETKARVHEIIGKHGAQIVEAGSEALILQFTGTKEKIDEFVEILRPYRILEMVCTGHVAMAGCSSLASQNTISSFNDSVTGNTQNIARSV from the coding sequence ATGCTGAACACATTCGTTGTTTACGTCGAAGATAAACCAGGCGTGCTGGCGCGCGTGGCGATTCTGTTCCGCCGGCGCGCATTCAATATCGAGACCTTGACGGTTGGACGCACCGAGGTGCCCGGCGTTTCACGTATGACCATTGTGGTGGATACCGATGAACACGGCGCCTTGCGCATTGAAGCCAATCTGTACAAGCTCGTGAATATTCTGCGCATACAGAACATAACGGAATCCTACGTCTCGCGCGATATGGCTCTGATCAAAGTGGCCATAAGCGCTGAGACGAAAGCGCGCGTCCACGAAATTATAGGCAAGCATGGCGCGCAGATTGTGGAAGCCGGTTCAGAGGCCCTGATCCTGCAGTTCACCGGAACAAAGGAAAAGATTGATGAGTTTGTAGAAATTCTGCGTCCCTACCGCATTCTGGAGATGGTGTGCACCGGGCACGTTGCCATGGCTGGCTGCAGTTCGCTGGCATCGCAAAATACCATTTCTTCTTTCAATGACTCAGTGACAGGCAATACTCAAAACATTGCCCGTTCGGTTTAA
- the ilvB gene encoding biosynthetic-type acetolactate synthase large subunit, producing the protein MSTTTAVQSQVQAPANDKMTGAQILWASLEREGVQTVFGYPGGAILPVYDALKHSSIRHILVRHEQGATHMADGFARASGKVGVAMATSGPGATNMVTGIATAMLDSSPVVCITGQVGSKFIGSDAFQEVDITGITLPITKHNYLVTRAEDIARTVREACYIAQSGRPGPVLIDITKDAQQSSCIFDWEAAAPQLPGYRPDLSPSARDYEKAIELIRTSKRPIILAGHGIILSGATQEVCKLVEHLDIPVAVTLLGLGGIPASHPLNLGMMGMHGEAWVNNAIQEADLLIALGMRFDDRVTGNLSTYAKNAKKIHVEIDPAEINKNVKVDVALVGDLKEVLRELQPKLESTPKHPEWVQHIKELRGDSVVRDIQNLPDSGHLYAAHVINDLWRETGGNAVVVTDVGQHQMWEAQYYHHNSPRSLITSGGLGTMGFALPAAIGAKVARPEAEVWVIVGDGGFQMTMCELATIFQEKIKVHIAIINNGYLGMVRQWQEFFYSRNYAASPLVNPDFAKLAEAFGIRAATVTQRSGVIPAIREAREHDGPMLINFRVEQEDTVYPMVPAGADLKDMIRRPNPIADTEMEW; encoded by the coding sequence ATGAGCACAACAACAGCCGTGCAATCGCAGGTGCAAGCTCCTGCCAACGACAAGATGACCGGCGCACAGATTTTGTGGGCCTCGCTGGAGCGGGAAGGTGTGCAAACCGTCTTTGGATATCCCGGAGGCGCAATTCTTCCTGTCTATGACGCGCTCAAGCATTCATCCATTCGGCACATATTGGTGCGGCACGAGCAGGGCGCAACCCACATGGCCGACGGATTCGCTCGCGCCAGCGGCAAAGTTGGCGTGGCCATGGCAACCTCCGGGCCAGGTGCGACGAACATGGTCACGGGCATTGCCACCGCCATGCTCGATTCTTCGCCCGTGGTTTGTATTACCGGACAGGTAGGCAGCAAGTTTATTGGCAGCGATGCCTTTCAGGAAGTTGATATCACCGGTATCACTCTGCCCATCACCAAGCACAACTATCTTGTTACCCGAGCGGAAGATATTGCACGCACGGTACGGGAAGCATGTTATATCGCGCAGTCAGGGCGTCCTGGACCGGTTTTGATTGATATCACCAAGGACGCACAACAGAGCTCCTGTATTTTCGATTGGGAAGCAGCCGCGCCCCAACTGCCTGGCTATCGTCCCGATCTTTCTCCCAGTGCACGTGACTACGAAAAGGCGATTGAACTGATCCGTACTTCAAAGCGGCCCATTATTCTTGCCGGACACGGCATTATCCTTTCGGGCGCTACGCAGGAAGTTTGCAAGCTGGTGGAGCACCTCGATATACCAGTTGCGGTTACGCTTCTGGGGCTGGGCGGGATTCCGGCTTCGCATCCGTTGAATCTCGGCATGATGGGAATGCATGGCGAGGCCTGGGTCAACAACGCCATCCAGGAAGCTGACCTGCTGATTGCCCTGGGCATGCGCTTCGATGATCGCGTGACCGGCAACCTCAGCACCTATGCGAAGAACGCCAAGAAGATCCACGTTGAGATTGATCCTGCCGAGATCAACAAGAACGTGAAAGTTGATGTCGCACTGGTGGGTGATCTCAAGGAAGTATTGCGTGAGCTGCAACCCAAGCTGGAGTCAACTCCCAAGCATCCCGAGTGGGTTCAACACATTAAAGAACTCAGGGGGGATTCGGTGGTACGCGACATTCAAAACCTTCCCGATAGCGGCCACCTCTATGCTGCGCACGTGATCAATGATCTATGGCGCGAGACCGGCGGCAACGCGGTGGTGGTGACCGACGTAGGACAGCACCAGATGTGGGAGGCACAGTACTATCACCACAACTCTCCGCGTTCCCTTATTACCTCTGGCGGGTTGGGCACGATGGGATTCGCCCTGCCGGCCGCAATCGGCGCAAAGGTTGCGCGGCCTGAAGCGGAAGTCTGGGTAATCGTCGGAGACGGCGGCTTTCAGATGACCATGTGCGAACTGGCCACCATCTTCCAGGAAAAAATTAAGGTCCACATTGCCATTATCAACAACGGCTACCTCGGCATGGTACGCCAGTGGCAGGAGTTCTTTTATTCCCGTAACTACGCGGCATCACCCTTGGTCAATCCTGATTTCGCCAAGCTCGCCGAAGCATTTGGCATTCGTGCGGCGACGGTGACCCAGCGTTCAGGCGTGATTCCTGCGATTCGCGAAGCCCGCGAACATGATGGGCCCATGCTGATTAACTTCCGCGTCGAGCAGGAAGATACGGTTTATCCGATGGTCCCGGCCGGCGCCGATCTGAAGGACATGATTCGCCGCCCCAATCCCATCGCCGATACCGAGATGGAGTGGTAA
- the ilvD gene encoding dihydroxy-acid dehydratase, which translates to MNNGNPKRSAAIMAGPSRAPARAMLRAIGFTPEDLAKPIIGVANTWTEIGPCNYHLRELAEEIKKGIREAGATPMEFNTVSISDGITMGSEGMRASLVSREVIADSIELVARGNLFDGIVALSGCDKTIPGTVMALARLNIPGVMLYGGSIAPGKFHEKNVTIQDVFEAVGAHARGAMSDAEFCEIEQQACPGAGACGGQFTANTMSMACEFLGISPMGANEIPAMVPEKHLAAQAVGRTVVRLVKENVVPSDIITRESLENAISSVAASAGSTNAVLHLLAIAHEIGLKLDINDFDCISRRVPLIADLKPGGRFVATDLYEAGGTRLVAQRLIEAGILNGSCKTVTGRTLAQEAKEAKENKGQEVVLPLSKPLSASGGLVILKGNLAPEGCVVKLSGHTRHQHRGPARVFECEEDAFAAVQENKIRPNDVLVIRNEGPRGGPGMREMLAVTAALTGAGLGESVALLTDGRFSGATRGLMAGHVAPEAVCRGPIAAVRDGDIVVFDVDKRQLSVEISDSEIEERLRNWQPPKPRFATGVFAKYASTVSSASVGAVTV; encoded by the coding sequence GTGAACAACGGAAACCCCAAGCGTAGTGCCGCAATTATGGCGGGCCCGAGTCGTGCGCCGGCCCGGGCAATGTTGCGCGCCATCGGCTTCACGCCGGAAGATCTGGCCAAGCCCATCATCGGTGTAGCCAATACTTGGACCGAGATTGGTCCCTGCAACTACCATCTGCGCGAGCTCGCCGAGGAGATCAAGAAGGGAATTCGCGAGGCCGGCGCGACCCCCATGGAGTTCAACACGGTCTCCATCTCCGATGGCATCACTATGGGCAGTGAAGGAATGCGCGCCTCGCTGGTGAGCCGTGAGGTCATTGCAGATTCCATCGAGCTGGTAGCGCGCGGCAATCTTTTTGACGGCATCGTGGCCCTTTCCGGATGCGATAAAACCATCCCCGGAACGGTAATGGCGCTGGCGCGGCTGAACATCCCTGGCGTGATGCTGTACGGTGGCTCGATAGCGCCTGGCAAATTTCACGAAAAGAACGTCACCATCCAGGATGTTTTCGAAGCCGTGGGCGCGCACGCTCGCGGAGCGATGTCTGACGCTGAGTTCTGTGAGATCGAGCAGCAGGCTTGTCCCGGAGCGGGTGCCTGTGGTGGTCAGTTCACGGCGAACACCATGTCCATGGCTTGTGAATTTTTGGGAATCTCGCCCATGGGCGCCAACGAAATCCCGGCCATGGTTCCCGAGAAGCATCTGGCCGCGCAAGCTGTTGGCAGAACCGTTGTCCGGCTGGTCAAAGAAAACGTGGTTCCCAGCGACATCATCACGCGCGAGTCACTGGAAAACGCAATCTCCAGTGTGGCCGCCAGCGCGGGTTCGACCAACGCTGTGCTTCATCTGTTGGCGATTGCGCACGAGATCGGATTGAAGCTCGACATCAACGACTTCGACTGCATCAGCCGCCGCGTGCCGCTCATTGCAGACCTAAAACCTGGCGGACGCTTTGTTGCCACAGACCTCTATGAGGCTGGGGGGACACGGCTGGTCGCGCAACGTCTCATCGAAGCAGGAATCCTCAATGGAAGCTGTAAGACAGTGACCGGTAGAACGCTTGCACAAGAGGCGAAAGAGGCGAAAGAGAATAAAGGACAAGAAGTTGTGCTGCCGCTCTCCAAGCCACTTAGCGCATCTGGCGGTCTGGTGATTCTCAAAGGAAACCTCGCGCCCGAAGGTTGCGTGGTCAAGCTCAGCGGACACACGCGCCATCAGCATCGCGGCCCCGCGCGCGTATTCGAATGTGAAGAAGATGCTTTTGCTGCGGTGCAAGAAAACAAGATCCGCCCAAATGACGTGCTGGTCATCCGCAATGAAGGTCCGCGCGGCGGTCCGGGTATGAGAGAGATGTTGGCGGTTACTGCGGCACTGACAGGTGCCGGCCTGGGAGAATCCGTGGCCTTACTTACTGACGGACGCTTCTCAGGCGCGACCCGCGGTCTTATGGCCGGGCACGTCGCCCCCGAAGCTGTCTGCCGCGGACCTATAGCTGCCGTGCGCGATGGCGACATCGTCGTTTTTGATGTTGATAAGCGCCAACTCTCCGTGGAAATTTCAGACTCGGAAATCGAAGAGCGTTTGCGCAACTGGCAGCCGCCCAAGCCCCGCTTCGCGACCGGCGTTTTCGCCAAGTATGCAAGCACTGTCTCTTCAGCTTCTGTGGGAGCGGTAACGGTATAG